One Hemibagrus wyckioides isolate EC202008001 linkage group LG07, SWU_Hwy_1.0, whole genome shotgun sequence DNA segment encodes these proteins:
- the LOC131356656 gene encoding ubiquitin carboxyl-terminal hydrolase 26-like produces MVLLKLLAGSTPGNTPKATEVKEPCIPKDLKRSFQTSLKSTVMEDRQEVMLHDHERKEERIMQYYWEDKLERLLQELNQLASDNQQKKSVTDLHAFSSKKMMPEGKTPSSDGQSQCPASSDSQSWTSDSFDENSMALSYIPENEELLGGLPNFGNNCYINASLQCLFTAEAFCEQLCNLLDNSNQNIEDTFIRCFAELSRIRKGSEPRYDTESILEALIESAAEINPEFTIDNQNDAHEFLCHCLTQMEEAGRWQGWQEDVHPRCPIKNNFMFQMRNIITCSSCGSQQKNKVDVFNHISLPLVYNSVDQCLYDAVNKASEIESKCTMCGGEYASSRWTFHTLPRFLVMQLNRFTLTKNYRVVKLNTPMDIQPELQIGACPPQSHTPGTGWINLHVSADQCPEPCWILSSIRPLSE; encoded by the exons ATGGTCTTACTGAAACTGTTAGCAGGGTCCACCCCGGGGAATACCCCGAAGGCCACAGAGGTCAAAGAGCCCTGTATTCCAAAAGATTTAAAAAGGTCATTCCAGACCAGTCTAAAGAGTACAGTAATGGAGGACAGGCAGGAGGTGATGCTCCATGACCATgaaaggaaggaggaaagaattATGCAGTACTACTGGGAGGACAAACTGGAAAGGCTTCTCCAGGAACTGAACCAGTTGGCTTCAGACAACCAACAGAAGAAAAGTGTAACAGATCTACATGCATTCAG TTCCAAAAAGATGATGCCTGAGGGAAAGACACCTTCGTCTGATGGACAGAGCCAGTGTCCAGCTTCATCTGATAGTCAAAGCTGGACTTCAGATTCCTTTGACGAAAACAGCATGGCTCTCTCCTACATCCCAGAAAATGAAGAGCTCCTTGGCGG GTTGCCTAATTTTGGTAACAACTGCTACATTAATGCGAGTCTGCAGTGTCTGTTCACAGCTGAAGCTTTCTGTGAACAGCTCTGCAACCTGCTGGACAATTCTAACCAGAACATAGAGGACACATTCATCAG GTGTTTTGCGGAATTGTCGAGGATAAGAAAGGGATCAGAGCCTCGATATGACACGGAGTCTATTCTCGAGGCCCTCATTGAATCAGCTGCTGAAATCAACCCAGAATTCACCATCGACAACCAGAAT gatgccCATGAATTCCTCTGCCACTGTCTGACCCAAATGGAGGAGGCTGGACGATGGCAGGGTTGGCAAGAGGATGTTCACCCTAGATGTCCTATCAAGAACAACTTCATGTTCCAGATGAGGAATATTATAACATGCTCCAG CTGTGGATCCCAGCAGAAAAACAAAGTGGACGTGTTTAATCACATCTCTCTGCCTTTGGTGTACAACTCGGTGGACCAGTGCCTCTATGACGCAGTTAAT AAAGCATCAGAGATCGAGAGCAAGTGCACAATGTGTGGAGGAGAATATGCCAGCTCCAGGTGGACGTTCCACACTCTGCCCAG GTTTCTGGTTATGCAGCTGAACAGGTTCACGTTGACTAAAAATTACAGAGTGGTCAAGCTGAACACTCCGATGGACATCCAACCTGAGCTGCAGATAGGAGCCTGCCCTCCTCAATCCCACACGCCCGGAACAG gGTGGATCAACCTCCACGTATCGGCTGATCAGTGTCCTGAGCCATGTTGGATCCTCAGCTCAATACG GCCATTATCTGAGTGA
- the LOC131356288 gene encoding trichohyalin-like, which translates to MADFNKPEREQPEPVASCSSQKLFQKDSMMKKMQEENEEVAKKLRELEEDTERIEALTVAERRNNLQLDMQRALAEFKVEQMERDRANQMLMMELMSTVKNLKEAQDHRNEERDTKRRDRADDRNNVVTLKLGGVEAMFFVDRKHQDGEESELENERRRRSAAEREIQEMVASWKEQSRTWLQQMQEKDHMVEQLREEKKEMAKRIRELEKENETQNDLRKMELNHLQEQMQGEFTEFKKEMEEREITHLELTEQLLAKIEDLEQNQAQIEEEREQLQKERQKDLQKSRTEDKEVETESLSDAKMDAEMQTEEFEEQNNLKVQELEEQNNLKVQELEEQNNLKVQELGEQNNLKVRELEEQNNLKVQELEEQNNVKVQEVEEQNNLKVQEVEQQNNLKVQELKKQNNLKVQELEKQDNLKVQELKKQNNLKVQELEEQHNLKVREVEEQNNLKVQEVELQNNLKVQELEEQNNLKVREVEEQNNLKVREVEEQHNLKVREVEEQNNLKVQEVEQQNNLKVREVEEQNNLKLRELEEQNNLKLRKLEERNATFLQHILYNKQNANEGVAKQLPALILLPGGSHQPKRPVYTKPR; encoded by the exons ATGGCTGATTTTAACaaaccagagagagagcaacCAGAGCCAGTGGCCTCCTGCAGCAGTCAGAAGCTGTTCCAGAAAGacagcatgatgaagaaaaTGCAAGAGGAGAACGAAGAGGTGGCTAAAAAGTTGAGAGAGCTTGAGGAGGACACAGAAAGAATCGAAGCGCTCACTGTGGCAGAGAGGAGAAATAATCTGCAGTTAGATATGCAGAGAGCTCTAGCAGAGTTTAAGGTggaacagatggagagagatagagctaATCAGATGCTCATGATGGAGTTAATGAGCACAGTAAAGAATCTGAAAGAAGCTCAGGATCACAGAAATGAGGAGAGAGACActaaaaggagagacagagcagaCGACAGGAACAATGTCGTTACTCTTAAATTAGGGGGTGTGGAAGctatgttttttgttgacagaaaGCATCAGGACGGAGAGGAGTCCGAGCTGGAGAACGAGAGGAGGAGACGCTCTGCggcagagagagaaatccaAGAGATGGTGGCTTCCTGGAAAGAGCAGAGCAGGACCTGGCTTCAGCAGATGCAGGAGAAAGACCACATGGTGGAACAActcagagaggagaagaaggagatggCCAAGAGGATACGAGAGCTTGAGAAGGAAAACGAGACACAGAATGATCTCAGAAAGATGGAGCTGAATCATTTGCAAGAACAAATGCAGGGAGAATTTACAGAATTTaagaaagagatggaggagagagaaatcACTCACCTGGAGCTGACAGAGCAATTACTGGCAAAGATAGAGGATCTGGAGCAAAACCAGGCTCAGatagaagaggagagagagcagctccagaaggaaagacagaaagacctGCAGAAGAGCAGGACAGAGGATAAAGAAGTCGAGACGGAAAGTCTGTCTGATGCTAAGATGGACGCAGAAATGCAGACTGAAGAGTTTGAAGAGCAAAACAACCTGAAGGTGCAAGAGCTGGAGGAGCAAAACAACCTGAAGGTGCAAGAGCTGGAGGAGCAAAACAACCTGAAGGTGCAAGAGCTGGGGGAGCAAAACAACCTGAAGGTGCGAGAGCTGGAGGAGCAAAACAACCTGAAGGTGCAAGAGCTGGAGGAGCAAAACAACGTGAAGGTGCAAGAGGTGGAGGAGCAAAACAACCTGAAGGTGCAAGAGGTGGAGCAGCAAAACAACCTGAAGGTGCAAGAGCTGAAGAAGCAAAACAACCTGAAGGTGCAAGAGCTGGAGAAGCAAGACAACCTGAAGGTGCAAGAGCTGAAGAAGCAAAACAACCTGAAGGTGCAGGAGCTGGAGGAGCAACACAACCTGAAGGTGCGAGAGGTGGAGGAGCAAAACAACCTGAAGGTGCAAGAGGTGGAGTTGCAAAACAACCTGAAGGTGCAGGAGCTGGAGGAGCAAAACAACCTGAAGGTGAGAGAGGTGGAGGAGCAAAACAACCTGAAGGTGAGAGAGGTGGAGGAGCAACACAACCTGAAGGTGAGAGAGGTGGAGGAGCAAAACAACCTGAAGGTGCAAGAGGTGGAGCAGCAAAACAACCTGAAGGTGCGAGAGGTGGAGGAGCAAAACAACCTGAAGTTGCGAGAGCTGGAGGAGCAAAACAACCTGAAGTTGCGAAAGCTGGAGGAGAGGAACGCTACATTTCTGCAACACATCT tgTACAACAA GCAGAATGCTAACGAGGGTGTGGCCAAACAGCTGCCAGCTTTGATTCTCCTGCCAGGTGGCTCTCATCAACCCAAACGTCCAGTTTACACCAAACCACGCTAA